The following coding sequences lie in one Candidatus Eisenbacteria bacterium genomic window:
- a CDS encoding T9SS type A sorting domain-containing protein translates to MQPLPMKAISSLSIRPYGAWRKIKVGSRLEGGAPACPPSRYLRRCARIRLLAMALTNLQQPAALGDTTMKRQIGLALILIALASAATAATLNVPSQYPTIHAAVQAAQTGDIVQVAPGIYSDVTHPVMTPTDTTYCAVIMRSGVTVRGSGTGVTTLFADSLGRGFHCEGVTNSTIRDMTIRKAFAEVYGAAIFCTEGTSITIFNCEITNNHDGGIICLNGSSPTIQSCTFTNNGSKGGGAIAAEVDCSPVITGCVMTGNYAPTGGGIFVRRNSAPTITNCVISGNYVSAANGGGGGVTILNARPTFTNCQITNNTADGFGGGIAVLDSGVLTMNSCLIQGNRTLAANAPGGGIYVDFGGNILLDDCTITRNRTSGANSDGGGVSLSFANEATFMQCTIAANSSNGQAGMAGGMSCLFSSPVITKSIIAFNSPGKGLSCLDESIPVVSCTDIYGNEGGDALCGQNAGNNFSLDPLFCNLASDNYRLQMTSPCFPGLHPNGPRACDNVRIGAQDPGCNPAAVDDLGPADLSSLSGNPNPFAEKTTIRFELARAGAASLSIFDVSGRLVRSLAAGRNAAGPHAIDWDGADEEGRLLPAGVYFCRLMADGSSTARPLVISR, encoded by the coding sequence ATGCAACCCCTCCCGATGAAAGCTATATCTTCATTGAGTATACGCCCCTACGGCGCCTGGAGGAAGATCAAGGTTGGCTCCCGGCTGGAGGGGGGCGCTCCGGCATGCCCCCCCTCGCGCTATCTCCGCCGTTGTGCTAGAATTAGGCTGCTTGCGATGGCGCTCACTAACCTGCAGCAACCTGCAGCCTTGGGAGACACAACGATGAAGAGGCAGATCGGTTTGGCCCTCATCCTGATCGCCCTCGCCTCGGCGGCGACGGCGGCGACCCTCAACGTTCCGAGCCAGTACCCGACGATCCACGCGGCGGTTCAGGCCGCTCAAACGGGGGACATCGTCCAGGTGGCCCCGGGGATCTACTCGGATGTGACACATCCCGTGATGACCCCGACCGACACGACCTACTGCGCGGTCATCATGAGGAGCGGGGTCACCGTCCGAGGTTCCGGGACGGGCGTGACGACTCTCTTCGCGGACTCGCTCGGCCGCGGGTTCCATTGCGAGGGCGTGACGAACTCGACGATCCGAGACATGACGATAAGGAAGGCGTTCGCCGAAGTGTACGGCGCCGCCATCTTCTGCACCGAGGGAACCTCGATCACGATCTTCAACTGCGAGATCACGAACAACCATGACGGCGGGATCATCTGTTTGAACGGATCCTCCCCCACGATCCAGTCGTGCACCTTCACGAACAACGGATCCAAGGGAGGCGGAGCGATCGCCGCCGAGGTCGATTGCTCTCCCGTGATCACCGGGTGCGTCATGACGGGCAACTATGCCCCGACCGGCGGGGGGATCTTCGTCCGCCGCAACTCGGCGCCGACGATCACTAACTGCGTGATCAGCGGCAACTACGTCAGCGCAGCCAATGGAGGAGGAGGCGGGGTCACGATCCTCAATGCCCGGCCGACCTTCACGAACTGCCAGATCACGAACAACACCGCCGACGGCTTCGGCGGAGGGATCGCGGTCCTCGACTCCGGAGTCCTGACGATGAACAGCTGCCTGATTCAGGGGAACCGGACGCTCGCCGCCAACGCTCCGGGAGGAGGCATCTACGTCGATTTCGGGGGGAACATCCTCCTCGACGACTGCACGATCACGCGCAACAGGACATCCGGGGCCAACTCGGACGGCGGGGGAGTCAGCCTTTCCTTCGCGAACGAGGCAACCTTCATGCAGTGCACGATCGCGGCCAACTCTTCGAACGGCCAGGCGGGCATGGCGGGAGGCATGTCGTGCCTCTTCTCCTCTCCCGTGATCACCAAGTCGATCATCGCGTTCAATAGCCCTGGGAAGGGACTGTCGTGCCTCGACGAGAGCATCCCCGTGGTGTCTTGCACGGACATCTACGGCAACGAGGGCGGCGACGCCCTCTGCGGACAGAACGCCGGGAATAACTTCTCGCTCGATCCCCTCTTCTGCAACCTTGCGAGTGACAACTACAGGCTGCAAATGACATCGCCCTGCTTCCCGGGCCTTCACCCGAACGGTCCGCGGGCCTGCGACAACGTGAGAATCGGGGCGCAGGATCCCGGCTGCAATCCCGCCGCCGTGGATGATCTCGGACCGGCCGATCTTTCGTCCCTCTCCGGCAACCCCAATCCGTTTGCCGAGAAGACGACGATCCGGTTCGAACTGGCGCGGGCGGGAGCGGCCAGCCTGTCGATCTTCGATGTCTCGGGCCGGCTCGTGCGAAGCCTCGCGGCTGGCCGCAATGCCGCCGGTCCCCACGCGATCGACTGGGACGGCGCGGACGAAGAGGGCCGGCTCCTCCCTGCGGGGGTCTACTTCTGCCGGCTGATGGCCGACGGAAGCTCGACCGCGCGACCCCTCGTGATTTCGCGGTAG
- a CDS encoding T9SS type A sorting domain-containing protein, producing the protein MRTILILVLAMAALSVAARATHEIESFVSSEIGSPEREATPRIVATAEIDEGRTSLIVRDESSAPFERPFTQLVVIPADASEIEVGVVAQAGEDPGVEAAAGTPMIARGARILPVAISRTKAAGEASAHLAGKGAPSEVRIEIRYRETPRGSARARPSAALRRSRGFFTAMAPYIAPEQLASLASEETGSYVIVTHPDFLSAIEPFAEWKTQMGFEVLLLTTNEAGGTNTAIKAYLQNLYDTSANPPQYLLLVGDIAQVPSFSFHSNVTDHPYTLMEGNDFMPDLGVGRFSVASLVEAQTVVAKVLNYERNPYKDEGTDWFSRALLVAGDYGSTTPVAVSKWCRSLLIDMGFANVDSCYFPPFFIDHQRRIPNAINRGVSIVSYRGWAYGTNGWEPPHFTVDEIPSLANGWKLPVVCSWVCQNNDFSKPECFGEKWLRAGTQVEPKGAVAFIGNSEPWSHTRFNDACAIGAFKGIRHGGVRRMTDLLNAAKLECLYQFPDAIDYQSSAGESVELNYYIYSLLGDPEMEMFLNPPRPIAVTHVARVAEGSNFLQVQVLDAAGQTAIAGARVGIAQGRNLLGCAWTDADGTARVPAEFAAAGTPTVVTVTGTSLDPYQGGVEVFSTTEGSFFGYGESSLDDDAQGSSSGNGDGLVNPGETIELTVTLRNHGGRAGSGISATIAAIETAEIVQAQSAFPDIPPSGQGTCLTPFVLRVPAQATDGQRVRIALDATAQGFPPGGASRSIIDLEVAAPALRYHAYSAAGAGGLDPGRTVDLSITLRNDGSANASRASAALTTSTPDFVTVIDGETAFPPIAIGEAGTSETAFRIQIDDEAAVGQAAVFTLVLTTAEGYIGSTSFSLAIGTVDHGAPLGPDVYGYYAYDSTDTDYPSQAPTYRWIECSPVYGGSGTLIPLTDNTTATVDLPFSFTYYGESFNSVVVCDNGWLSFEMTTYYDYYNWHIPNAYGNGAQIAPFWDNLDPMRLLADIKAGDGIYRYHDPERHLFVIEWSRVMNWRPELDDLQTFEVIFYDPAHYPTASGNGIVEFQYKQVTNDDAERMFATVGIENMEEDIGLEYTYSNSYPAAAAPISSGLAIRFSTEKPRYDPFRIASFRVAPEAGGLMLAWEPADERPRGGYRIYRATGQGDYETVTESPLDAASRSYIDRSADPDSTYSYRVGSLDPFGRETLIGPFAYNGGNIRAPRFALEARTPNPFRGMLDLIYAIPRPSDVTLQIHDLSGRTVRTLIDGPIPEGSQTATWDGRDEDGRQMPSGIYLCTLTSGQQRRSLKLTLLR; encoded by the coding sequence ATGCGGACCATCCTGATCCTGGTTCTGGCAATGGCTGCGCTGTCAGTCGCCGCCCGCGCGACCCATGAGATCGAGTCCTTCGTCTCGAGCGAGATCGGATCGCCCGAGCGGGAGGCGACCCCGCGCATCGTCGCGACCGCTGAGATCGATGAGGGGAGAACGAGCCTGATCGTTCGCGATGAGAGTTCTGCTCCCTTCGAGAGGCCCTTCACGCAGCTCGTCGTGATCCCTGCGGACGCGAGCGAGATCGAGGTTGGGGTCGTCGCGCAGGCCGGGGAGGATCCCGGAGTCGAAGCGGCCGCCGGGACGCCGATGATCGCCCGGGGCGCGCGAATCCTGCCTGTCGCCATCTCCAGGACGAAGGCCGCAGGAGAAGCCTCAGCTCACCTGGCCGGCAAGGGCGCCCCGAGCGAGGTCAGGATCGAGATCCGTTACCGGGAGACGCCGCGGGGCTCCGCGCGGGCGCGCCCCTCCGCGGCCCTGCGTCGCAGCCGCGGCTTCTTCACCGCGATGGCGCCCTACATCGCCCCCGAGCAGCTCGCCTCGCTGGCTTCGGAAGAGACCGGCAGCTACGTCATCGTGACCCATCCCGACTTCCTCTCCGCCATCGAGCCGTTCGCGGAATGGAAGACGCAGATGGGCTTCGAGGTGCTCCTCTTGACGACCAACGAAGCCGGAGGAACCAATACGGCGATCAAGGCCTACTTGCAGAACCTGTACGACACATCAGCCAATCCCCCGCAGTATCTCCTCCTCGTCGGCGACATCGCGCAGGTTCCCTCCTTCAGCTTCCACTCGAATGTGACGGATCACCCCTACACGCTGATGGAGGGGAACGACTTCATGCCGGACCTCGGCGTGGGCCGATTCTCCGTCGCGTCGCTCGTCGAGGCGCAGACCGTGGTCGCCAAGGTCCTGAACTACGAGCGCAATCCCTACAAGGACGAGGGAACGGATTGGTTCTCGCGCGCCCTCCTGGTGGCGGGGGACTATGGCTCGACGACACCGGTCGCCGTCAGCAAGTGGTGCCGCTCGCTCCTCATCGACATGGGCTTCGCGAACGTCGATTCCTGCTACTTCCCTCCTTTCTTCATCGACCATCAACGGCGGATCCCCAATGCCATCAACCGAGGCGTTTCGATCGTGAGCTACCGTGGTTGGGCCTATGGGACAAATGGCTGGGAGCCTCCCCATTTCACGGTGGACGAGATCCCGTCCCTGGCCAACGGCTGGAAGCTCCCCGTCGTCTGTAGCTGGGTCTGCCAGAACAACGACTTCTCGAAGCCGGAGTGCTTCGGGGAGAAGTGGCTTCGAGCCGGAACCCAGGTCGAGCCGAAGGGGGCTGTCGCCTTCATCGGCAACAGCGAGCCTTGGTCCCACACGCGCTTCAACGACGCCTGCGCGATCGGGGCATTCAAGGGGATCCGGCACGGAGGGGTGCGCAGGATGACGGATCTGCTGAACGCCGCGAAGCTCGAATGTCTCTACCAGTTCCCCGATGCGATCGACTACCAGTCGAGCGCCGGCGAGTCGGTCGAGCTGAACTATTACATTTACAGCCTTCTCGGCGATCCTGAGATGGAGATGTTCCTGAATCCGCCCCGGCCGATCGCGGTCACCCACGTCGCGCGCGTGGCGGAGGGGAGCAACTTCCTGCAGGTCCAGGTTCTCGATGCGGCCGGGCAGACCGCGATCGCTGGAGCCCGCGTGGGGATCGCCCAGGGAAGGAACCTCCTCGGCTGCGCCTGGACCGATGCCGACGGCACGGCCCGCGTGCCGGCGGAGTTCGCCGCGGCGGGGACTCCGACCGTCGTCACCGTGACCGGAACCAGCCTCGACCCCTACCAGGGCGGTGTGGAGGTCTTCTCGACGACCGAGGGATCCTTCTTCGGCTACGGGGAGTCGAGCCTGGACGATGACGCTCAGGGGAGCAGCAGCGGCAACGGGGATGGGCTCGTCAATCCGGGAGAGACGATCGAGCTGACCGTGACCCTTCGCAACCACGGGGGCCGGGCCGGAAGCGGGATCTCCGCGACGATCGCCGCGATCGAGACGGCGGAGATCGTGCAGGCTCAGTCCGCCTTCCCCGACATCCCTCCGTCCGGGCAGGGGACCTGCCTGACGCCGTTCGTCCTCCGCGTGCCGGCCCAGGCGACGGATGGCCAGCGGGTCCGGATCGCGCTCGACGCGACCGCGCAGGGTTTCCCGCCCGGCGGGGCCTCACGTTCGATCATCGACCTGGAGGTCGCCGCGCCTGCGCTGCGATACCACGCCTACTCCGCCGCGGGCGCGGGCGGACTGGACCCCGGTCGCACGGTCGATCTCTCGATCACGCTGCGCAACGACGGGTCCGCCAACGCCTCGCGCGCTTCCGCGGCGCTCACGACGAGCACGCCGGACTTCGTCACCGTCATCGACGGCGAGACGGCGTTCCCTCCGATCGCGATCGGAGAGGCGGGGACGAGCGAGACGGCGTTTCGCATCCAGATCGATGACGAGGCCGCGGTGGGCCAGGCGGCCGTCTTCACGCTCGTCCTGACGACGGCCGAGGGATACATCGGAAGCACGAGCTTCTCCCTCGCGATCGGAACCGTCGATCATGGCGCGCCCCTCGGCCCCGACGTGTATGGCTACTACGCCTACGACAGCACGGACACCGACTATCCGAGCCAGGCCCCGACCTATAGGTGGATCGAGTGCTCGCCGGTCTACGGCGGGTCCGGGACCCTCATCCCGTTGACCGACAACACCACCGCCACGGTCGACCTTCCCTTCTCGTTCACATATTACGGAGAGAGCTTCAACAGTGTCGTCGTCTGCGACAACGGATGGCTCTCCTTCGAGATGACCACCTACTACGACTACTACAACTGGCACATTCCCAACGCCTACGGAAACGGCGCCCAGATCGCTCCGTTCTGGGACAACCTCGATCCGATGCGCCTGCTCGCGGACATCAAGGCCGGCGACGGCATCTACCGCTATCACGACCCGGAGCGGCACCTCTTCGTGATCGAGTGGAGCCGGGTCATGAACTGGCGGCCCGAGCTGGACGACCTGCAGACATTCGAGGTGATCTTCTACGATCCGGCCCACTATCCGACGGCGAGCGGGAACGGCATCGTCGAATTCCAGTACAAGCAGGTGACGAACGACGACGCGGAGAGGATGTTCGCCACGGTCGGCATCGAGAACATGGAAGAGGACATCGGGCTCGAATACACCTACTCCAACTCCTACCCGGCGGCCGCCGCGCCGATCTCGTCGGGACTGGCGATCCGGTTCTCGACCGAGAAGCCCCGGTACGACCCCTTCCGCATCGCGTCCTTCCGTGTCGCGCCGGAGGCGGGCGGGTTGATGCTGGCCTGGGAACCGGCCGACGAGCGCCCTCGCGGCGGCTATCGCATCTACAGGGCGACGGGCCAGGGCGACTACGAGACGGTCACCGAATCTCCGCTCGACGCGGCGAGTCGATCCTACATCGATCGGTCGGCCGATCCCGACTCGACCTATTCCTACAGGGTCGGATCTCTAGATCCCTTCGGCCGCGAGACCCTCATCGGTCCCTTCGCCTACAACGGAGGGAACATTCGCGCGCCGCGCTTCGCGCTTGAGGCCCGAACTCCGAATCCCTTCCGCGGCATGCTCGATCTGATCTACGCGATCCCGCGCCCCAGCGATGTGACTCTCCAGATTCACGATCTCTCGGGCCGGACCGTCCGCACGCTGATCGACGGTCCGATTCCGGAGGGCTCGCAGACCGCCACGTGGGACGGGCGGGACGAGGACGGACGGCAGATGCCGAGCGGGATCTATCTCTGTACGCTGACCTCCGGCCAGCAGCGCCGCAGCCTGAAGCTGACGTTGCTGCGCTAG